The Poecilia reticulata strain Guanapo linkage group LG13, Guppy_female_1.0+MT, whole genome shotgun sequence genome has a segment encoding these proteins:
- the gpr184 gene encoding G protein-coupled receptor 184, translating into MMNVTPTPNATNVSCVDIEDSPVSDILMTVYILAFVFGLTFNVLTLYPVLQQVKQQNVLGIFLLNLSISDLLFIFTMPLWINYYRNNHQWGLGVKSCSVAGFFYYSNMYISIYLLCCISVDRCLVVCCPLHFKTHRTSRYAWIQCIMVYAVVTIIHIIILIYDDLPDAHDDTHNSDRCYETYPMKPNVAVFNMIRVGLGFILPLLVLGVSYWKVLATVGKSPGLSAPAKRKVRLLSYGVIGIFSVCFAPYHILLFVRSLVRFFYPEEFHCDFEGKMHFHFSGTLALSSLNCVVDPVLYVLVSNGVRDKLKLCCGSHKQKGTEDCKLTSYKKESSKVSALI; encoded by the coding sequence ATGATGAACGTCACACCCACTCCAAATGCTACAAATGTATCGTGTGTTGATATCGAGGACAGTCCTGTCAGCGACATCCTGATGACTGTTTACATCTTGGCTTTTGTCTTCGGCTTGACTTTCAATGTGCTGACTTTGTATCCAGTACTCCAGCAAGTAAAGCAGCAGAACGTTTTAGGGATCTTCCTGCTCAACCTGTCAATATCTGACTTGCTATTCATCTTCACCATGCCCCTTTGGATAAATTATTACAGAAATAACCACCAATGGGGACTAGGTGTGAAATCTTGCAGTGTAGCAGGATTCTTCTACTACTCCAACATGTACATCAGCATCTATCTGCTGTGTTGCATCTCTGTGGACCGCTGCCTGGTGGTCTGCTGCCCACTCCACTTCAAGACTCACCGTACATCTCGATACGCCTGGATCCAGTGTATCATGGTTTATGCTGTGGTTACGATCATACACATAATCATTCTGATTTATGACGACTTACCAGATGCCCATGATGACACACACAACAGTGACCGTTGTTATGAGACCTACCCAATGAAGCCTAATGTGGCCGTGTTTAATATGATCAGAGTGGGACTCGGCTTCATACTACCACTGCTCGTGTTGGGAGTGAGCTACTGGAAGGTGCTGGCCACTGTGGGAAAAAGTCCTGGCCTGAGTGCCCCAGCTAAGAGGAAGGTCCGTCTGCTATCCTATGGAGTAATTGGCATCttctcagtttgttttgctCCCTATCACATCCTCCTCTTTGTGCGCTCACTTGTCCGCTTCTTCTACCCTGAAGAATTTCACTGTGATTTCGAAGGAAAGATGCACTTCCACTTCTCCGGCACTCTGGCGCTGTCCAGTCTGAACTGTGTCGTGGATCCCGTGCTGTATGTTCTGGTCAGTAATGGTGTAAGAGATAAACTGAAACTTTGCTGTGGAAGTCATAAACAGAAAGGGACGGAGGACTGCAAGCTGACTTCgtataaaaaagaaagctcTAAAGTGAGTGCTTTGATATGA